From one Rosa rugosa chromosome 4, drRosRugo1.1, whole genome shotgun sequence genomic stretch:
- the LOC133744675 gene encoding disease resistance protein RPV1-like translates to MLPQFGASSSSSTSQSWTHDVFLSFRGYDTRNGFTGHLHRNLVHRGIKTFIDGGLKRGEEISSALLRAIEESKVSIVVFSKNYASSQWCLDELVKIVQCKESKQQIVYPVFYKIDPSDVRNQKGSFYEAFAEHESRFENDAERVTRWKTALTKVANLSGQHLSDEGYVPNYAVYCIYLFS, encoded by the coding sequence ATGCTCCCTCAATTTGgagcctcttcctcttcttccacATCCCAGTCATGGACCCACGATGTTTTTCTGAGTTTTAGAGGTTATGATACACGCAATGGTTTCACAGGCCATTTGCACAGAAATCTGGTTCATAGGGGAATTAAAACCTTCATTGATGGCGGGCttaaaagaggagaagaaatatcATCTGCTCTTCTTAGAGCAATCGAAGAATCAAAAGTTTCTATCGTTGTTTTCTCTAAAAATTATGCTTCGTCACAGTGGTGTTTGGATGAACTGGTGAAGATTGTTCAATGTAAGGAATCAAAGCAACAAATAGTTTATCCTGTTTTTTACAAGATAGATCCATCGGATGTACGAAACCAAAAGGGTAGTTTTTATGAGGCATTTGCTGAGCATGAAAGCAGATTCGAAAATGACGCGGAGAGGGTGACTAGATGGAAGACAGCTCTTACAAAAGTAGCAAATCTGTCTGGGCAACACTTGTCTGATGAGGGGTACGTTCCTAACTACGCTGTTTATtgtatttatttgttttcttga